The DNA region GCATGAATACAAGACTTATTAAAAATCTTGGGGGCTTTAGTCCATCTGACTTAGGATTTTTAGTAGGCTTTGAAATTAAAAGCTTTATCATTGGCATGCATTATGATTTTGGAATCCGTGATGTGGCAAAATATGCCTCACCTACACACAGCATTGAAGTGAGCCTAAGCCTAATTGGCAATTATGACAACGAGGGATTTATCTGTCCAACATTTTAAAGCACATACCTTGTAGGATAACATTGCTTCAAGAATTAAACCTGAAGCAATTGAAATTACGATCCTTATTCTTGGGCTTTCATTTGAAAAATCCTAAAAAGATTTATAACCAGTAATTTCCAGACCGTAAGCTTGTAGGGCGACTGTTTTTCGGGGTGTATTTGAGATAATTTGCATCTTCCGAACACCTAAATCATTAAGAATTTGGGCTCCAATTCCAATTTCACGTTGTTGTTGTTCATTTCTGTGTAGATCCTGTGTGTTGGCAGGATCCAATTTAATAAATGGTTGCCAGAATTGGTCTTTGCTGGTTAAAAGCAGGATTACACCAAACTCTGCCTGTGAAATTGCTTTGAAACTTCTTGATAAACTGGAGTTTTCAGTATCCACAAACAAATCCATGAGTTCTGAAAAAACATCGGCATGTTGAACCCTGACTAAAGCTGTTTTTCCAGGATCACTCTGCCCTTTAACCAAAGCCACATGAACGTCTCCGGAATTAGTTTGTCTGTATTGGATAAGCTTCATCGTTTGACCATGAATGATTCGTTCCATAACTTTTTCAACACTTACTAATCGTTCGCTACGCAATCGATATTCTACCAAATCATTGATGGAAATAATTTTAAGCTGTAATTTCTCAGCCTTCACAATTAAATCCGGTAAACGAGCCATTGAACCATCTTCATTTAAGATCTCCACCAAAGCACCTGCAGGGGTCATCCCGGCTAATTTTGCCAAATCAACCACTGCTTCCGTATGTCCTGTACGCTGCAATACCCCACCCGATTTTGCCCGTAAAGGAAAAATATGACCTGGCCTTGCAAAATCTGTATCAATAAACTTCACATCAGCCAACGCTTTTATCGTCAGTGCCCTATCAAATGCAGAAATTCCAGTAGAACATCCGTAGCCTATCAAATCAACAGAAACAGTAAATGCGGTTTCATGAAGTGAGGTATTATTTCGCACCATCAAGGGTAAGTTCAAAGAATCAGCTCGCTTTTCATCCAACGGGGCACAAATCAATCCACGCCCTTCAGTTGCCATAAAATTTACAATTTCTGGAGTTATGGTTTCTGCAGCACAAATAAAGTCACCTTCATTCTCCCTGTCCTCATTATCAACTACGATGATTATTTTTCCATTTTTAAAGTCCTGGATAGCCTCTTCAATTGTATTAAACTTAATCATGTTATGTTACTTCTTTTTGGTGGTTGCCAGGTAACCAATTGTTTACCTGAAACATAGATAATAAACCCATTTAAAAGTGCAAGGTTCATATAAAAAAAATACCTGATTGCCCTTAGCGGTCTTAAATTAATCCCAAAATACTGCAATACAAAGTCTAAAACTGGAATCCCAAAAATGAGTGCTACTAATGACAGGTTGATGAGGCCGAACTGCTTGGAGCCAAGCAGCCATAATCCCAAGGATGAGAATAACATATTCAGAAAAAGAAAAGGCCCAATCCAGCGAAGAAACTTATGGGAAAAAAATGCATAAGCAAGGCGAAAAGGTTTCTTATAAAGTCTGTCCTTAAAAATGGCCAGATTTTGAAAATTGCCAATTGAAATCCGCGATTTCCTTTTAAATTCCTCATGCATTTGGTTTGGAATGCCTTCAATGCAACTCGCATTTGGGTTTAACAAACAAATTCCATTTTGAATCATTGCTTTCATTGTAATGTAAAAATCATCCACAATTAAATGATTCGGAATTTTTTGCAGGTAACTTGATCTTATAGCAAAACACCCTCCAAATGCACCCATCATGCAACCAAGAACTTTCCCTTCCAGGAATTTTAATTTAGTTTCCAATGACATGTATTGACCTTCCGCCTTAGAAATACCATCACTCCTTAAATTTTTTTGGATAATACGTGAATCAACTACCGCAACGGCAGGGTTAATAAATTCTGATACCAAAATAGCAATGGTTTCTGCATTTAGAATGACGTTGGCATCTGTAAACAAAATTATATGATTATCTGATTGCGGAGTAATCTTATAAGCTTCTTCTATTAAGTCATTTATCACATTTGTTTTGCCGCGACGTGAATTAAAAGAGAAAAAATAAATACTATTATATTTAATTTTAAGCGCCTCAATGATTTCATTTGACCCATCATCTGATGCATCAGAACCTATGAATAGTTTAATTTTATGCATTGGATATTCGGAATTTAACACCGAATGAATTTTCTTTTCAATAATATCCGCTTCATTATAAACAGAAGTTATACAAGAAACAACCGGAAGATCTTTTGTTGCTGTTGCCAAATCAGATTTTTTAGGGCGTATAAATAGATTCGCTGCAACTAAACTAATTGGGTAAAAAATATAACTATGCAGTATTAAAATACAGGATA from Saprospiraceae bacterium includes:
- a CDS encoding glycosyltransferase, giving the protein MATATKDLPVVSCITSVYNEADIIEKKIHSVLNSEYPMHKIKLFIGSDASDDGSNEIIEALKIKYNSIYFFSFNSRRGKTNVINDLIEEAYKITPQSDNHIILFTDANVILNAETIAILVSEFINPAVAVVDSRIIQKNLRSDGISKAEGQYMSLETKLKFLEGKVLGCMMGAFGGCFAIRSSYLQKIPNHLIVDDFYITMKAMIQNGICLLNPNASCIEGIPNQMHEEFKRKSRISIGNFQNLAIFKDRLYKKPFRLAYAFFSHKFLRWIGPFLFLNMLFSSLGLWLLGSKQFGLINLSLVALIFGIPVLDFVLQYFGINLRPLRAIRYFFYMNLALLNGFIIYVSGKQLVTWQPPKRSNIT
- the ribB gene encoding 3,4-dihydroxy-2-butanone-4-phosphate synthase, producing MIKFNTIEEAIQDFKNGKIIIVVDNEDRENEGDFICAAETITPEIVNFMATEGRGLICAPLDEKRADSLNLPLMVRNNTSLHETAFTVSVDLIGYGCSTGISAFDRALTIKALADVKFIDTDFARPGHIFPLRAKSGGVLQRTGHTEAVVDLAKLAGMTPAGALVEILNEDGSMARLPDLIVKAEKLQLKIISINDLVEYRLRSERLVSVEKVMERIIHGQTMKLIQYRQTNSGDVHVALVKGQSDPGKTALVRVQHADVFSELMDLFVDTENSSLSRSFKAISQAEFGVILLLTSKDQFWQPFIKLDPANTQDLHRNEQQQREIGIGAQILNDLGVRKMQIISNTPRKTVALQAYGLEITGYKSF